Proteins encoded by one window of Bacteroidia bacterium:
- a CDS encoding host-nuclease inhibitor Gam family protein — protein sequence MARAKKTVLTGTINKASAEDAFAAYAKADARQAQLTAKMDVEITKIREKYQDEITELQDEKQEQFEKIQSYAENNREDFGSKKSMELTHGVIGFRTGTPKLKTRKGFTWNSVTNLLKEFLPEYIRVSEEPAKDRLLSDREVPEVSALFPKVGITVDQDETFFVSKQPKKESVITE from the coding sequence ATGGCAAGAGCTAAAAAAACAGTGCTTACAGGCACAATCAACAAAGCATCTGCAGAAGATGCATTCGCTGCTTACGCAAAAGCAGACGCACGTCAAGCGCAACTAACCGCTAAAATGGACGTGGAAATTACCAAGATACGCGAAAAGTATCAGGATGAAATTACCGAACTGCAGGATGAAAAACAAGAACAGTTTGAGAAAATACAGTCCTATGCCGAGAACAACCGCGAAGACTTTGGCAGCAAAAAAAGCATGGAACTCACACATGGCGTTATTGGTTTCCGAACCGGTACGCCAAAACTAAAAACACGCAAAGGGTTTACATGGAACAGCGTTACCAACCTACTCAAAGAGTTCCTTCCTGAATATATACGCGTGTCCGAAGAGCCGGCAAAAGACCGTCTGTTATCCGACAGAGAAGTGCCTGAAGTATCAGCACTGTTCCCCAAGGTTGGCATCACCGTTGACCAGGACGAAACATTCTTCGTCTCAAAACAACCGAAAAAAGAATCAGTTATAACAGAATAA